One window of the Candidatus Chryseobacterium colombiense genome contains the following:
- a CDS encoding M28 family peptidase gives MKKLTYLTFSLFSLFSFAQEVSKERITTVLATLASDEMKGREIGTQENENAANYIAKLFKEDNLEYCTGNSYLIPFNYKGKTVYNVCGIKKGKTDKYLGFSGHFDHIGTSKKSGDNIYNGADDDASGITTLVGIADYFKNENPEFSTVFMAFNGEEKGMLGSRAISEDKALDKIYNNMTALFNFEMVATESQFGKNALFMTGDEFSDLDELFNKNAVNGLKINPDPYASEQLFYRSDNVNFVKKKIIAHSFSTVDMTKASHYHNESDDLHVVDFDNLIQIINNFGKTLKKISPKNFNPKYNDKVNFN, from the coding sequence ATGAAAAAACTAACTTACCTTACTTTCTCTCTTTTCTCTCTCTTTTCTTTTGCACAAGAGGTTTCAAAAGAAAGAATTACCACTGTGTTGGCAACATTAGCATCTGATGAAATGAAAGGCCGTGAAATCGGAACCCAGGAAAATGAAAACGCAGCCAATTATATAGCCAAGCTCTTCAAAGAAGACAACCTGGAATATTGCACCGGAAATTCTTATCTGATTCCATTTAACTATAAAGGAAAAACTGTTTATAATGTTTGTGGAATTAAGAAAGGAAAAACAGATAAATATTTAGGTTTTTCAGGGCATTTTGATCATATCGGAACCAGCAAAAAAAGTGGGGATAATATCTATAACGGAGCGGATGATGATGCAAGCGGAATCACTACATTGGTAGGAATTGCCGATTATTTTAAAAATGAAAACCCCGAATTTTCTACGGTGTTTATGGCTTTTAACGGAGAAGAAAAAGGAATGTTGGGTTCAAGAGCTATTTCTGAAGATAAAGCTTTAGACAAGATCTATAACAATATGACGGCTCTTTTTAATTTTGAAATGGTGGCAACAGAATCCCAGTTCGGAAAAAATGCTTTATTCATGACCGGTGATGAATTTTCTGATCTTGATGAGCTTTTCAATAAAAATGCTGTAAATGGCTTAAAGATCAATCCTGACCCCTATGCTTCGGAACAATTATTTTACAGATCGGACAACGTAAATTTTGTGAAAAAGAAAATTATTGCCCACTCTTTTTCAACAGTTGATATGACGAAAGCTTCTCATTATCATAATGAAAGCGACGATCTACATGTTGTTGATTTTGATAATCTCATTCAAATTATCAATAATTTTGGGAAGACTTTAAAGAAAATAAGTCCTAAAAACTTCAATCCAAAATATAACGACAAAGTAAATTTCAATTAG
- a CDS encoding DUF4293 family protein yields MLQRIQTIWTFLAVLAAVFLFVTGQDVIISDSFPVLNIACIVLVLVGLLSVFSFKNRKRQILLNTISIIINALLIGILIYWLLKLSGGIQFPEKGIEPIFSLIAIICLFIANIYIKKDERLVKSVDRLR; encoded by the coding sequence ATGCTACAAAGAATACAGACTATATGGACTTTTTTAGCAGTTTTAGCTGCTGTGTTTCTGTTCGTTACAGGGCAAGATGTTATCATTTCTGATAGTTTTCCCGTGCTTAATATCGCCTGTATCGTGCTTGTTTTGGTTGGACTACTGAGTGTGTTCAGCTTTAAAAACAGAAAAAGACAAATTTTGCTGAATACGATCAGCATCATTATAAACGCTTTGTTGATTGGTATATTGATTTACTGGTTACTAAAATTATCCGGAGGAATTCAGTTTCCTGAGAAGGGTATTGAGCCAATTTTTTCATTGATCGCGATTATCTGTTTGTTCATTGCAAACATTTATATTAAGAAAGATGAGAGGCTCGTAAAATCTGTAGACAGACTTCGATAA
- the rho gene encoding transcription termination factor Rho, producing MFNIETLRSKSVTDLTKILKDLGVKVARNSNENDKIFAILDFQASNPKVAKDYFNATESSTNTEEPPAEKPVKAPVKKAAPKKAAPKPKAEAKPQTEEKVEEKEIVAEEPVKAEDTKAEISTEEISNESGPAANAKKKRKRLPSANTGNSENPQEKAEVPHNTESPETASADEKPTSPQHQARPQKGQNHPQNNGNQHKNQNQQHHNQHQNQNRQQQQQHSERNEEHHEPKKEFSFDGMVSIEGVLEILPDNYGFLRSSDFSYISSPDDVYVSTAQIRNFGLKTGDTVKGIVRLPKEGEKYFSLLRPTEVNGRDLAFIKDRVAFEYLTPLFPEEKFNLAGSGSTISTRIVDLFAPIGKGQRAMIVAQPKTGKTMLLKDIANSIASNHPEVYMMVLLIDERPEEVTDMERSVNAEVIASTFDEAADKHVKVANLVLAKAQRMVECGHDVVILLDSITRLARAYNTVTPASGKVLSGGVDANALHKPKRFFGAARKIEGGGSLTIIATALIDTGSKMDEVIFEEFKGTGNMELQLDRKIANRRIYPAIDLVASSTRRDDLLLDEVTSQRMWILRKYLSEMNPIEAMEFVDRNIKGTLNNEEFLMSMNK from the coding sequence ATGTTTAACATTGAAACGTTAAGGTCAAAATCCGTAACGGACTTGACTAAAATCTTAAAAGATTTAGGCGTTAAAGTTGCAAGAAACAGCAATGAGAATGATAAAATCTTTGCTATTCTTGACTTTCAGGCTTCCAACCCTAAAGTTGCTAAAGATTATTTCAACGCCACAGAAAGCAGTACAAATACTGAAGAGCCTCCTGCAGAGAAACCTGTAAAGGCACCTGTAAAAAAAGCTGCCCCTAAAAAGGCTGCTCCAAAACCTAAAGCTGAAGCCAAACCGCAGACTGAAGAAAAGGTAGAAGAAAAAGAAATTGTTGCAGAAGAACCTGTGAAAGCAGAGGATACAAAAGCTGAAATCAGTACTGAAGAGATATCTAATGAATCTGGCCCTGCTGCAAATGCTAAGAAGAAAAGAAAAAGACTTCCTTCAGCAAACACGGGAAACTCTGAAAATCCTCAGGAAAAAGCAGAAGTTCCTCATAATACAGAATCTCCAGAAACTGCTTCAGCAGACGAAAAGCCAACTTCTCCTCAACATCAGGCTAGACCTCAAAAAGGTCAAAATCATCCGCAAAACAACGGAAATCAACATAAAAACCAAAACCAACAGCACCACAACCAACATCAAAATCAGAACAGGCAGCAACAGCAGCAGCATTCTGAAAGAAATGAAGAACATCATGAACCGAAGAAGGAATTCAGTTTTGATGGAATGGTAAGCATTGAAGGGGTATTGGAAATCTTACCAGATAATTATGGGTTTTTACGTTCATCAGATTTCAGTTACATCTCTTCTCCAGACGACGTGTATGTTTCTACTGCACAGATCAGAAACTTTGGACTTAAAACCGGAGATACCGTAAAAGGGATTGTAAGATTACCCAAAGAAGGGGAAAAATATTTTTCTTTATTAAGACCAACCGAAGTTAACGGACGTGATCTCGCATTTATTAAAGATCGTGTTGCTTTTGAATATTTAACGCCACTTTTCCCTGAAGAGAAATTTAATTTAGCAGGAAGTGGATCTACGATTTCTACAAGAATTGTTGACCTGTTTGCGCCTATCGGAAAAGGACAGAGAGCAATGATCGTTGCCCAGCCAAAAACGGGTAAAACGATGCTGTTAAAAGACATCGCCAATTCCATTGCTTCCAATCATCCTGAAGTGTATATGATGGTTCTTCTGATTGACGAACGTCCGGAAGAAGTTACCGATATGGAAAGAAGTGTAAATGCAGAAGTAATTGCTTCTACATTTGATGAAGCGGCAGACAAACACGTGAAAGTGGCCAATCTAGTGCTTGCTAAAGCACAAAGAATGGTAGAATGCGGTCACGATGTTGTTATTTTGTTAGATTCAATTACAAGATTGGCAAGAGCTTATAATACCGTTACACCTGCTTCAGGTAAGGTATTGTCGGGAGGGGTTGATGCAAATGCACTTCACAAGCCAAAAAGATTCTTTGGGGCTGCAAGAAAGATTGAAGGAGGAGGTTCTTTAACGATTATTGCAACGGCTCTTATCGATACCGGGTCTAAAATGGATGAAGTTATCTTTGAGGAATTTAAAGGAACAGGAAATATGGAACTGCAACTGGATAGAAAAATCGCCAACAGAAGAATTTATCCTGCCATAGATTTGGTTGCATCCAGTACCCGTCGAGACGATCTTCTTTTAGATGAAGTGACTTCTCAGAGAATGTGGATTTTAAGAAAATATCTTTCTGAAATGAATCCGATAGAAGCTATGGAATTTGTGGATAGAAATATCAAAGGAACTCTAAACAATGAGGAATTCCTTATGTCTATGAATAAGTAA